In a genomic window of Primulina huaijiensis isolate GDHJ02 chromosome 10, ASM1229523v2, whole genome shotgun sequence:
- the LOC140986630 gene encoding uncharacterized protein, translating to MKGVVRFNKARKLNPRYVGSFEILEKVGTLAYRLVLSPDMSRIHNVFHVSQLRRYISDPSHILEAGPLLVEGNLNEELKYEEIPIRIVDNKDQVLRQRTIPYVKVQWSNHTEREATWELEEKMRDQYPYLFENQV from the coding sequence atgaagggtgtagTCCGATTCAATAAGGCTAGGAAACTGAATCCCAGATACGTCGGatcatttgaaattcttgagaaagtgggaacacttGCTTATAGATTAGTACTCTCACCTGACATGTCAAGAATTCACAATGTATTCCACGTCTCGCAGCTGAGGAGATATATTTCTGATCCAAGTCATATTCTGGAAGCTGGACCACTTCTGGTGGAGGGAAATCTAAATGAAGAACTGAAGTATGAAGAAATTCCGATTCGAATTGTGGATAACAAAGACCAAGTACTGAGGCAACGAACtattccatatgtcaaagtacaatggtccAACCACACTGAaagagaagctacttgggagttaGAAGAAAAGATGCGAGATCAATACCCTTACCTCTTTGAGAATCAAGTGtag